One Trichormus variabilis 0441 genomic window, TGCTTCCCCAATCTCCCATTCCCCCGCAATATATCACCGGTAGACATTTACACGCCTTATTTCTCACCCTTGTTAGTTCTGTTGATAGCACATTAGGCGATCGCTTGCACGACTCTACCGCCGATAAAGCCTTCACCCTTTCTCCCTTGCAAATTAAGGGAGAGGAACGGGGTAGATATAAATCGAAAATCCCTCATGGCCAATCATTGCAATACTTCCATCAGCAAGCCATCCCCGCCGGAACGCCTTGTTGGTGGCGCATCTCCTTACTTGATGACACCTTATTTAGCCAACTAACGCAACTATGGCTTAATCTTAACCCTAGCCATCCTTGGCATCTCGGCCCGGCTAACTTGTATATTACCAGCATTCAAGGCACACCCCAATCCACCCAACCTTGGGCAAATGCTACTACCTATGCTCAATTGTATGAGCAAGCTGGTGAGAGCAATGATGTGCGATCGCTCGTAAATAATCGTACACTAAACTTTACCTTCACCACACCCACAGCCTTCCGCCAGGGAAAATTTGACACCACCCTTCCCACCAGAGAATGTGTATTTAACTCTCTCCTTTCCCGATGGAATAAATACAGTGGTATAGAATTTTCTGAAATTGCCATTGAATCAATTTTTCCCTCGTTTCTCAATATTCACACAGAAATATTAGCCGATTCTCGTAGTAAATTTATTGGTATTCTTGGAGAAATCAACTATCGAATTTTAGGTGATATAGAGCCAATTCAAATTAAGCAAATCAATGCCTTAGCAGACTTTGCTATGTATGCAGGAATAGGGCGTAAAACTACAATGGGAATGGGTATGATTCGGCGGTTGTATTCTGCATAACGGAAAAACAAGGAAGCAATCATGCCTATTAAATATGAATATTATACAGACGTTGTGGTGTAACTTCTGCAATAACTAAAAACCATGAACATTGAATACATTCCTATTGCGGCATTAAATCAATATGCCTATTGTTCCCATCGCTGTTGGCGGATGTTTTGTGCGGGCGAATTTATTGATAATCAATACACCATCGAAGGTACAACTTTACACGATCGCGTCCATACTACAAGCCAAAATCAGCGAGAAGAAACTTGGCAGGTTCGAGCAATTTGGTTGAAGTCAGAGCAGTATAAACTCATTGGTAAATCTGACTTAATTGAAGCAGCCGATGGTCAATTTTATCCTGTGGAATATAAGCGGGGACATAAAGGCGAATGGGATAATGATGAGTTACAAGTTTGCGCTCAAGCTTTATGTTTAGAAGAGATGACGGGGCAAAATATTACGACTGGATATATCTATTATGCCCACTCTCATCAACGACAATTAGTAGAGATCAATCAAGAGTTAAGAGAAAGTGCGATCGCTACAATTCAAGCAGTCACAAATTTACTCACTACAGGCATAATGCCCATACCAAATTATAGCAAACGCTGTCAAGGATGCAGTCTGAATTTGCAATGTTTACCTAAGGCTATTGATAGGGTAAGAACTTATCAAGAAGTTAGTTAATTGAGGCGGAATTTTAAACGCAGAGGGGCGCTGAGATAGGCGCAGCGAAAAGTTCTGAAGGAGGGTTTCCCTCCGTAGGAAACTTTTCAAGAGAGAGGGGCGCTGAGATTTAGGTTCTAGTTAATAATATTTTGTACTGACGAATAATCTTCACATCTATTGTAGGTGAAATCATGGGAACTGTTTACGTTACACAGGATGATTCATTTATTAGCA contains:
- the cas6 gene encoding CRISPR-associated endoribonuclease Cas6 — its product is MPHSLVLNLLPQSPIPPQYITGRHLHALFLTLVSSVDSTLGDRLHDSTADKAFTLSPLQIKGEERGRYKSKIPHGQSLQYFHQQAIPAGTPCWWRISLLDDTLFSQLTQLWLNLNPSHPWHLGPANLYITSIQGTPQSTQPWANATTYAQLYEQAGESNDVRSLVNNRTLNFTFTTPTAFRQGKFDTTLPTRECVFNSLLSRWNKYSGIEFSEIAIESIFPSFLNIHTEILADSRSKFIGILGEINYRILGDIEPIQIKQINALADFAMYAGIGRKTTMGMGMIRRLYSA
- the cas4 gene encoding CRISPR-associated protein Cas4, which encodes MNIEYIPIAALNQYAYCSHRCWRMFCAGEFIDNQYTIEGTTLHDRVHTTSQNQREETWQVRAIWLKSEQYKLIGKSDLIEAADGQFYPVEYKRGHKGEWDNDELQVCAQALCLEEMTGQNITTGYIYYAHSHQRQLVEINQELRESAIATIQAVTNLLTTGIMPIPNYSKRCQGCSLNLQCLPKAIDRVRTYQEVS